From one Montipora capricornis isolate CH-2021 chromosome 10, ASM3666992v2, whole genome shotgun sequence genomic stretch:
- the LOC138019245 gene encoding radial spoke head protein 4 homolog A-like isoform X2 — protein sequence MQEEIDRAKAFLLKTSSVSSKNLYDHLGEVLSKILDERPKHCVDIFEDISKCIKGKTKRTEESQDILDDKESKEVAEVYQKLFEKDGDGEGGEPEAEEDVETPLPDLMSLAFYFEQAGIGLSREEMFRVFLALKQLVDSKPLQMVRFWGKVFGIECNYYIAEVEYREGEEEEDEEEEEQGEGEAEEQPKDEDKGDEDEEGGEEDDTPKPDWKPPPVIPKEENRTGTNKRTFFVTTEPGKPWVKLPAVTPAQIVAARSIKKFFTGRLDAPIISYPPFPGNEMNYLRAQIARISAGSHVSPSGYYMFEEEEEEEEEGEVRDSYMINVDFEGISVRELADPALHNWVHHIQHILPQGRCVWHNPVEKAEDDFEEEEEEEEREDVEEPKPESGPQLLTSIAEDEAVNDMPAWTASMSSELLPQYGLAIMRSNRWPGAVAFAKDRKFENVYIGWGHKFDADNYTPPPPPTLMEEYPVETEVTEVDDPTAEEEQALKKAQEEAMEAAEDMDDVDDDDEDDD from the exons ATGCAGGAAGAAATAGACCGAGCGAAAGCCTTTCTTTTAAAAACGAGTTCTGTGTCAAGCAAAAATTT ATATGATCACCTTGGTGAAGTGTTAAGCAAGATCTTAGACGAACGACCAAAGCACTGTGTTG ACATCTTTGAAGATATTAGCAAATGCATAAAGGGAAAGACCAAGAGGACGGAAGAGTCACAG GACATACTTGATGATAAGGAGAGCAAAGAAGTTGCAGAAGTCTATCAGAAATTATTTGAG AAAGATGGAGATGGGGAGGGAGGGGAGCCAGAAGCAGAAGAAGATGTGGAGACGCCTCTTCCTGATCTTATGAGTTTAGCTTTCTACTTTGAGCAAGCAGGCATTGGACTGAGTCGTGAAGAAATGTTCAGAGTATTTCTTGCACTGAAACAGTTGGTGGACAGTAAACCATTACAGATGGTTCGCTTTTGGG GCAAGGTGTTTGGAATAGAGTGCAATTATTACATAGCTGAAGTAGAGTACAGAGAGGGAGAGGAAGAAgaggatgaagaagaagaagag CAGGGTGAAGGTGAGGCAGAAGAACAACCAAAGGATGAGGATAAAGGTGATGAAG ATGAGGAAGGTGGTGAAGAGGATGACACACCCAAACCAGATTGGAAACCTCCTCCTGTTATTCCTAAAGAGGAGAACAGAACTGGCACAAACAAGAGAACTTTCTTTGTCACAACTGAAC cTGGTAAACCATGGGTAAAACTTCCAGCTGTGACTCCTGCACAAATAGTGGCTGCTAGATCTATTAAAAAGTTTTTCACTGGACGGCTTGATGCACCT ATCATAAGTTATCCACCATTTCCAggaaatgaaatgaattatCTAAGAGCACAGATTGCAAGAATCTCTGCTGGTAGCCATGTTAGTCCATCTGGTTATTACATGtttgaagaagaggaagaagaagaggaagagggTGAAG TTCGAGATtcttacatgataaatgttgaCTTTGAGGGGATCAGCGTGAGGGAACTTGCAGATCCAGCACTACACAACTGGGTTCATCACATACAGCATATATTGCCACAG GGTCGCTGTGTTTGGCATAATCCTGTGGAGAAAGCAGAAGACGATtttgaggaggaggaggaggaagaagaaagagaagacgTTGAAGAACCAAAACCAGAGTCTGGACCTCAGTTATTAACTTCTATTGCAGAAGATGAAG CTGTGAATGATATGCCTGCTTGGACTGCCAGTatgtcttctgaattattaccACAGTATGGTCTTGCTATCATGCGCTCAAATAGGTGGCCTGGGGCAGTGGCGTTTGCTAAAGACAG AAAATTCGAAAACGTTTACATTGGTTGGGGTCATAAATTTGATGCTGACAACTACACTCCACCCCCACCCCCTACGTTAATGGAAGAGTACCCTGTGGAAACGGAAGTGACTGAAGTCGATGATCCAACAGCTGAGGAGGAACAGGCACTTAAGAAAGCACAAGAGGAAGCTATGGAGGCTGCTGAAGATATGGATGACGTGGATGATGACGACGAGGACGATgattaa
- the LOC138019245 gene encoding radial spoke head protein 4 homolog A-like isoform X1, with translation MNFRKMKLKFGEGMGTSLIDRMLVFLRYDHLGEVLSKILDERPKHCVDIFEDISKCIKGKTKRTEESQDILDDKESKEVAEVYQKLFEKDGDGEGGEPEAEEDVETPLPDLMSLAFYFEQAGIGLSREEMFRVFLALKQLVDSKPLQMVRFWGKVFGIECNYYIAEVEYREGEEEEDEEEEEQGEGEAEEQPKDEDKGDEDEEGGEEDDTPKPDWKPPPVIPKEENRTGTNKRTFFVTTEPGKPWVKLPAVTPAQIVAARSIKKFFTGRLDAPIISYPPFPGNEMNYLRAQIARISAGSHVSPSGYYMFEEEEEEEEEGEVRDSYMINVDFEGISVRELADPALHNWVHHIQHILPQGRCVWHNPVEKAEDDFEEEEEEEEREDVEEPKPESGPQLLTSIAEDEAVNDMPAWTASMSSELLPQYGLAIMRSNRWPGAVAFAKDRKFENVYIGWGHKFDADNYTPPPPPTLMEEYPVETEVTEVDDPTAEEEQALKKAQEEAMEAAEDMDDVDDDDEDDD, from the exons ATATGATCACCTTGGTGAAGTGTTAAGCAAGATCTTAGACGAACGACCAAAGCACTGTGTTG ACATCTTTGAAGATATTAGCAAATGCATAAAGGGAAAGACCAAGAGGACGGAAGAGTCACAG GACATACTTGATGATAAGGAGAGCAAAGAAGTTGCAGAAGTCTATCAGAAATTATTTGAG AAAGATGGAGATGGGGAGGGAGGGGAGCCAGAAGCAGAAGAAGATGTGGAGACGCCTCTTCCTGATCTTATGAGTTTAGCTTTCTACTTTGAGCAAGCAGGCATTGGACTGAGTCGTGAAGAAATGTTCAGAGTATTTCTTGCACTGAAACAGTTGGTGGACAGTAAACCATTACAGATGGTTCGCTTTTGGG GCAAGGTGTTTGGAATAGAGTGCAATTATTACATAGCTGAAGTAGAGTACAGAGAGGGAGAGGAAGAAgaggatgaagaagaagaagag CAGGGTGAAGGTGAGGCAGAAGAACAACCAAAGGATGAGGATAAAGGTGATGAAG ATGAGGAAGGTGGTGAAGAGGATGACACACCCAAACCAGATTGGAAACCTCCTCCTGTTATTCCTAAAGAGGAGAACAGAACTGGCACAAACAAGAGAACTTTCTTTGTCACAACTGAAC cTGGTAAACCATGGGTAAAACTTCCAGCTGTGACTCCTGCACAAATAGTGGCTGCTAGATCTATTAAAAAGTTTTTCACTGGACGGCTTGATGCACCT ATCATAAGTTATCCACCATTTCCAggaaatgaaatgaattatCTAAGAGCACAGATTGCAAGAATCTCTGCTGGTAGCCATGTTAGTCCATCTGGTTATTACATGtttgaagaagaggaagaagaagaggaagagggTGAAG TTCGAGATtcttacatgataaatgttgaCTTTGAGGGGATCAGCGTGAGGGAACTTGCAGATCCAGCACTACACAACTGGGTTCATCACATACAGCATATATTGCCACAG GGTCGCTGTGTTTGGCATAATCCTGTGGAGAAAGCAGAAGACGATtttgaggaggaggaggaggaagaagaaagagaagacgTTGAAGAACCAAAACCAGAGTCTGGACCTCAGTTATTAACTTCTATTGCAGAAGATGAAG CTGTGAATGATATGCCTGCTTGGACTGCCAGTatgtcttctgaattattaccACAGTATGGTCTTGCTATCATGCGCTCAAATAGGTGGCCTGGGGCAGTGGCGTTTGCTAAAGACAG AAAATTCGAAAACGTTTACATTGGTTGGGGTCATAAATTTGATGCTGACAACTACACTCCACCCCCACCCCCTACGTTAATGGAAGAGTACCCTGTGGAAACGGAAGTGACTGAAGTCGATGATCCAACAGCTGAGGAGGAACAGGCACTTAAGAAAGCACAAGAGGAAGCTATGGAGGCTGCTGAAGATATGGATGACGTGGATGATGACGACGAGGACGATgattaa
- the LOC138019915 gene encoding uncharacterized protein: MAKEKPCRLVIKPPETLNNISQEIMTQYVKECLQNKFVFSLEDVKSVKGKQCQFTFVFESGNQGRKAEQLLKENAKSAGEEIEICLLKETEEATANAFPVKCANEIHLKIKKLTEQHGKKIQEITGLLENLRVRKHISLNEYEEILSERAALENKKLELELQREEFARFSDQLIQSLLAPEGKSQANAEKAIKELRNSFGRECHRLDAALPMYAKKSLIVKTIKDNQVCVVLGETGSGKSTQMTQYLYDAGFADKGVIICTQPRKVAATSLAVHVAREMGGVPGQIVGCHIGGSIQASKATRIVYATDHGLLNECIRDASLSKYSCIIIDEAHERSLYSDLLLGMIKKTLPRRPDLRVVITSATIDPALFVAYFDQCPVLKVSGRMFPVEVIWRNDSSNSFGDYLQTAIDTVREIHHREGQGDILVFLTSPVETERACENLSKLEPDPNLVCLPLHGKLRQEEQKKVFELLSNKRKVVFATNCAETSITIPGIRYVIDTGMVKEMKYDSKRNKSSLEVTTISKSSAEQRKGRAGRTQEGKCYRLYSEEEYEALERGSTPEILRVHLGQAVLKLMDLGIENISQFEFVESPPSESIEMALELLSSLGAIENGSLTELGRKIARVPVEPRLAKLIFDGINQGIGAEAVALAAIATVSGSVFFRMGSDEERQLADRRKIRFCHSGGDLLTLLKVYRQYLKQPKAKRNKWAFDSSLNAKSLRLTEETVKELKLALKHELVLKVPDAVQESDEIDQTLQRILISCYVTNLAVFTGHEKAGYRVVSSNLCVQLHPSSALKFLGATPQFVVFEQMLKTSRDFAVNTTPVDEGWLCEMISAGTLNHTMHELKSIVMTQASLPCSPDLMKVAFGGVRRQVLREVEETISKLCDNSFVVLEKDESLGQLRVFVPPQHTAKALFVVGESLEQSRRLLRCEDEEEQLKEDCTGVRIVWGPAGEVTEVLMPHMYRTVTVSDVDNGQKVIERLKSFGDIVKHRFHKQDGKTRLFVTYKRSQDAYRAVNSSFDDSLDCGLKVQLSHSVPSGMRSQVSQFKLKATWWRRPGRGMGSIKFSSSEDYYYAIGNLSSLMIRSRLVQFQPDKKRPEQIFMRGLDPQTSEEDVKSAIERILPSVAVEKIFILRTQEFETTDEIVDSQKTSLKESLRVFAPEGKCSVDVMKPRAEGVEGRAFVRFEVFGEGQGALRGLNGKGILGIGTITLQCNLSTTLLCPRNVFTVIKDELAESEKELKQLEQTSKGKLVNIKDDPKNKRIAIEVRSDCTDHFIRATTIINAILSGDEIDCKMSKNLEILLTTAAKEVFQTIQNETNTMISQDWRNKVVRIHGQQGNREAAKRAINKFIDDSIASNSHSWQIELRGPGKPRGLLKALFERFGVELHGLQEIPDVQNISVEFRRHILKIISSEEAEKTIKCFVDECCESLMKNSPLQTEKFIEDQLTCGICLCYLDATDDIYRLACCGHAFDRKCIIQQLKSAEVPLKCVIEDCGEPVALRDLQNLLNQRERKKLVSSALDAHVRCNPDSVKYCPTPDCRMVYRVSTDGRSHKCGACLADICTSCHMQFHSGLTCAMFKSEKNVEEDFEAWMGKDPNNRKHCPKCSAPIEKNEGCNHMECSLCKSHMCWLCLSVFATGQEVYTHQRHCPNRSGV; this comes from the coding sequence atggccaaagaaaaaccaTGTCGTTTGGTCATCAAACCTCCAGAGACGCTAAATAATATTAGCCAAGAGATAATGACTCAGTACGTTAAAGAATGTCTTCAGAACAAATTTGTGTTTTCCTTAGAAGACGTGAAGTCTGTGAAAGGAAAACAATGTCAGTTTACgtttgtttttgaaagtgggAATCAAGGAAGAAAAGCAGAACAGTTATTGAAAGAAAATGCCAAGAGCGCTGGAGAGGAAATCGAAATTTGTCTTCTCAAGGAAACTGAAGAGGCCACAGCAAATGCATTTCCTGTCAAATGCGCGAACGAAATTCACTTAAAGATAAAAAAACTCACCGAACAACATGGTaagaaaattcaagaaattactGGTCTTTTGGAGAATTTACGGGTTCGGAAACACATCAGTTTGAATGAGTATGAAGAAATTTTATCAGAAAGGGCAGCATTGGAGAACAAGAAATTGGAACTTGAACTGCAACGAGAAGAGTTTGCGCGTTTCTCTGATCAACTAATTCAGAGCCTCCTTGCTCCAGAAGGCAAATCACAGGCGAATGCCGAAAAAGCTATCAAGGAATTGAGGAATTCGTTTGGACGAGAGTGCCATAGGCTTGATGCGGCGCTTCCCATGTATGCCAAAAAGAGTTTAATCGTCAAGACGATCAAAGATAATCAGGTTTGCGTTGTTCTTGGAGAAACTGGATCTGGCAAAAGTACTCAAATGACACAGTATCTGTATGACGCTGGGTTTGCTGACAAAGGCGTGATCATTTGCACTCAACCTCGAAAGGTCGCCGCGACAAGTTTAGCTGTCCATGTGGCTCGGGAGATGGGAGGCGTCCCCGGCCAGATTGTAGGatgtcacattggtgggagcaTTCAAGCAAGTAAGGCTACTCGAATCGTGTACGCAACGGATCACGGTCTTCTCAACGAATGTATCAGAGATGCCAGTTTGTCCAAATATTCTTGCATAATTATCGATGAGGCTCATGAACGGAGTCTATATTCAGACCTGCTTCTGGGAATGATCAAGAAGACCCTCCCGCGACGCCCTGATCTTCGAGTAGTCATCACTTCAGCCACAATTGATCCTGCTCTGTTTGTTGCATACTTTGATCAGTGCCCGGTGTTAAAAGTGTCTGGCAGAATGTTTCCAGTAGAAGTGATATGGAGAAATGATTCCTCGAACAGCTTTGGGGATTATCTTCAAACTGCGATAGACACTGTGCGGGAAATTCACCACAGAGAAGGTCAGGGAGATATTCTCGTGTTCCTTACCTCGCCAGTAGAAACAGAACGAGCGTGTGAAAATTTGTCCAAATTAGAACCCGATCCAAACCTTGTTTGTCTTCCTCTTCATGGTAAGTTGCGCCAAGAAGAGcaaaagaaagtgtttgaatTGCTCTCCAACAAACGCAAGGTAGTATTTGCCACCAACTGTGCAGAGACTTCAATTACGATTCCTGGAATAAGGTACGTGATTGACACCGGCATGGTCAAGGAGATGAAATACGATTCGAAAAGGAACAAAAGTTCGCTGGAGGTAACAACAATCAGCAAGAGTTCTGCTGAACAGCGCAAAGGAAGAGCAGGAAGGACTCAGGAAGGAAAGTGTTATCGACTTTACAGCGAAGAAGAGTATGAAGCTTTGGAAAGGGGATCAACGCCAGAGATTCTTAGAGTTCACCTTGGACAAGCAGTGCTGAAACTGATGGATCTTGGAATTGAAAATATATCTCAGTTCGAGTTCGTAGAATCGCCTCCGTCTGAGTCTATAGAGATGGCGTTGGAGTTATTATCGTCCCTAGGAGCAATTGAAAATGGCTCGCTTACTGAATTGGGTAGAAAGATCGCTCGAGTTCCCGTGGAGCCACGTTTAGCAAAGCTGATATTTGATGGCATTAATCAAGGAATCGGTGCAGAGGCTGTGGCACTTGCAGCAATAGCAACTGTAAGTGGCAGTGTGTTCTTCCGCATGGGAAGTGACGAAGAAAGGCAACTTGCAGATAGAAGAAAAATACGTTTCTGTCACAGCGGCGGCGACTTGTTGACGTTGCTGAAAGTCTACAGACAGTACCTTAAACAACCCAAAGCGAAACGAAATAAATGGGCCTTCGACAGCAGCTTAAATGCTAAGTCACTCCGCCTGACAGAGGAGACGGTGAAAGAACTCAAGTTGGCCTTGAAGCACGAACTGGTCCTGAAAGTTCCAGATGCTGTTCAAGAGAGTGACGAAATTGATCAGACGCTACAAAGAATTTTGATTTCTTGTTATGTGACCAACCTTGCCGTGTTTACAGGCCACGAAAAAGCAGGATACAGAGTAGTGTCAAGTAACCTGTGTGTGCAATTGCATCCTTCTTCAGCACTGAAATTCCTTGGCGCAACACCGCAATTTGTTGTCTTTGAACAGATGTTGAAGACATCTCGGGATTTTGCCGTCAACACGACTCCTGTCGATGAAGGATGGCTTTGTGAAATGATATCAGCGGGTACGTTAAACCATACCATGCATGAGTTGAAGTCAATAGTGATGACACAAGCTTCGCTTCCTTGTAGTCCAGACCTTATGAAAGTAGCATTTGGTGGTGTCCGAAGGCAAGTGCTCCGAGAAGTGGAAGAAACGATCTCGAAATTGTGTGACAATAGCTTTGTTGTTTTGGAGAAAGATGAAAGCTTAGGACAATTGAGAGTCTTCGTCCCACCGCAGCACACCGCAAAGGCCCTGTTCGTCGTGGGGGAGTCGTTAGAACAAAGTAGACGATTACTAAGGTGCGAAGACGAAGAAGAGCAATTGAAAGAAGATTGTACAGGCGTCAGAATTGTGTGGGGACCGGCTGGTGAAGTTACAGAAGTGCTAATGCCTCACATGTATAGGACTGTCACTGTCAGTGATGTAGACAATGGCCAGAAGGTTATCGAACGTTTGAAGTCCTTTGGAGATATTGTAAAGCACCGCTTTCACAAACAGGACGGAAAGACAAGACTTTTTGTGACTTATAAGAGGTCCCAAGATGCATACCGAGCAGTCAACAGCTCTTTTGATGACTCCCTTGATTGTGGCCTTAAAGTACAGCTGAGTCACTCGGTGCCCAGTGGAATGCGTTCGCAAGTTTCTCAGTTCAAGTTGAAAGCGACATGGTGGCGCCGCCCTGGAAGAGGCATGGGATCAATTAAGTTTTCTTCCAGCGAAGATTACTATTACGCGATTGGCAATCTTTCTTCGCTGATGATAAGGTCAAGGTTGGTCCAATTTCAGCCAGACAAAAAGCGCCCTGAGCAGATATTTATGAGGGGGCTTGATCCTCAAACAAGTGAAGAAGACGTTAAGTCCGCTATCGAAAGAATTCTTCCAAGTGTAGCAGTCGAAAAGATATTTATCCTAAGAACACAAGAGTTTGAAACTACAGATGAAATCGTTGACTCACAAAAAACatcactgaaagaaagtttGAGGGTTTTTGCGCCTGAAGGAAAATGTAGCGTTGATGTAATGAAGCCGCGGGCGGAAGGAGTTGAAGGGCGTGCTTTTGTAAGGTTTGAAGTCTTTGGGGAAGGGCAAGGAGCTTTGAGGGGTCTTAATGGAAAGGGCATCTTAGGTATAGGGACCATCACCCTACAATGTAACCTTTCAACCACTTTGTTGTGTCCGAGAAACGTGTTCACCGTCATTAAAGATGAGCTGGCTGAAAGTGAAAAGGAACTTAAACAGCTTGAACAGACCTCGAAAGGGAAGCTTGTGAACATAAAAGATGATccgaaaaataaaagaattgcTATCGAGGTTCGCAGTGATTGCACGGATCACTTCATTCGTGCGACAACTATTATCAACGCGATTCTGAGCGGAGACGAGATCGATTGTAAGATGTCCAAGAATCTGGAAATTCTCCTCACCACTGCAGCAAAGGAAGTTTTCCAGACCATCCAGAACGAAACGAATACGATGATTAGCCAAGATTGGCGGAACAAAGTGGTCAGAATACATGGACAGCAAGGCAATCGAGAAGCAGCAAAGCGTGCTATCAACAAGTTTATTGACGATTCCATCGCGAGTAATAGCCACTCATGGCAGATCGAGCTTCGGGGACCAGGCAAACCTCGAGGGTTGCTGAAAGCGCTCTTTGAAAGATTTGGCGTCGAATTGCATGGACTACAGGAAATTCCTGATGTCCAAAACATCAGTGTTGAATTTCGAAGACACATTCTAAAGATAATTAGCTCAGAAGAAGCGGAAAAAACTATTAAATGCTTTGTGGATGAATGCTGTGAGAGTCTTATGAAAAACTCTCCATTACAGACCGAGAAATTCATCGAAGACCAGTTGACGTGTGGTATCTGCCTGTGTTATTTGGACGCTACAGACGATATATACAGACTTGCCTGCTGTGGTCATGCCTTCGACAGGAAATGCATCATTCAGCAGCTAAAATCTGCAGAAGTCCCACTGAAGTGCGTGATAGAAGACTGCGGAGAGCCTGTTGCATTGAGAGATTTGCAGAACCTGCTGAATCAGAGGGAGAGGAAAAAGCTTGTTTCCAGCGCCTTAGATGCACACGTAAGATGCAACCCTGACTCTGTTAAATACTGTCCAACGCCTGACTGTCGGATGGTATACCGTGTCTCGACAGATGGGAGAAGCCATAAGTGTGGCGCATGTTTAGCTGACATCTGTACCTCATGTCACATGCAGTTTCACAGTGGTTTGACGTGTGCTATGTTCAAATCAGAGAAAAACGTTGAGGAAGATTTCGAGGCGTGGATGGGGAAGGATCCTAACAACAGGAAACACTGTCCCAAATGCAGCGCGCCAATTGAAAAGAACGAGGGCTGCAATCACATGGAATGTTCCCTGTGTAAATCGCACATGTGTTGGTTATGTCTTTCAGTCTTTGCAACGGGACAAGAAGTATACACTCACCAAAGGCATTGTCCAAATAGGAGTGGAGTTTGA